One segment of Gopherus flavomarginatus isolate rGopFla2 chromosome 8, rGopFla2.mat.asm, whole genome shotgun sequence DNA contains the following:
- the HTR2C gene encoding 5-hydroxytryptamine receptor 2C isoform X5: MESHCNPRTDQECHRRDAVEDSAWPLPKQLCPVWISLDVLFSTASIMHLCAISLDRYVAIRNPIEHSRFNSRTKAIMKIAAVWTISIGISMPIPVIGLQDDSRVFVNGSCILNDENFVLFGSFVAFFIPLIIMVISYCLTVQVLQKQATVFMYGEVPKQRRSSMNCLKKENNTENISMLQNHEAASHLNSPVNKEAVLFRKGTMQSINNERRASKVLGIVFFLFLILWCPFFITNIMSVLCKEACDRSLLGELMDVFVWVGYICSGINPLVYTLFNKTYRRAFANYICCQYKPSKKSALQQNQCLNVASTASYGKDLAVNSYRNGNELNSVELDETEEGLEMQPGTSELSINSCNVVSERVSCV; this comes from the exons ATTCTGCTTGGCCTTTGCCTAAACAATTGTGTCCCGTATGGATTTCCCTAGATGTGCTCTTTTCAACTGCATCTATCATGCATCTCTGTGCCATCTCTCTTGATCGGTATGTAGCAATACGCAATCCCATTGAGCACAGCCGCTTCAATTCCCGCACCAAGGCTATTATGAAAATTGCTGCAGTTTGGACCATATCGATCG GGATATCCATGCCCATTCCGGTCATAGGATTGCAGGATGACTCCAGGGTGTTTGTGAATGGGAGCTGCATTCTGAATGATGAAAACTTTGTCCTTTTTGGGTCCTTCGTGGCATTCTTTATCCCGCTTATCATCATGGTGATCTCATACTGTCTGACTGTCCAGGTGCTGCAGAAGCAAGCAACGGTGTTCATGTACGGCGAGGTGCCCAAGCAGCGAAGGAGCAGCATGAACTgcctcaaaaaagaaaacaacacagAGAACATCTCGATGCTCCAGAACCATGAGGCAGCCTCCCACTTGAACTCTCCCGTAAATAAGGAAGCTGTGCTCTTTCGGAAAGGGACCATGCAGTCTATCAACAACGAGCGCAGAGCCTCCAAGGTCCTGGGCATTGTCTTCTTTTTGTTTCTTATCCTGTGGTGTCCATTTTTCATCACTAACATCATGTCTGTTCTTTGCAAGGAAGCCTGTGATAGGAGCCTCCTGGGCGAACTCATGGACGTGTTTGTTTGGGTTGGTTACATTTGTTCTGGGATTAACCCCCTGGTGTACACACTCTTCAATAAAACCTATCGCAGGGCTTTTGCCAACTATATCTGCTGCCAGTACAAGCCCAGTAAAAAATCAGCACTGCAACAAAACCAGTGTCTGAATGTCGCTTCCACAGCTTCGTACGGGAAAGACCTTGCTGTAAATAGCTACCGAAATGGCAATGAACTCAACAGCGTGGAGCTGGATGAAACTGAGGAGGGCTTAGAAATGCAACCGGGGACTTCAGAGCTGTCGATAAACAGCTGCAATGTTGTAAGCGAAAGGGTGAGCTGTGTGTAA
- the HTR2C gene encoding 5-hydroxytryptamine receptor 2C isoform X6: MDSRRKSSDSAWPLPKQLCPVWISLDVLFSTASIMHLCAISLDRYVAIRNPIEHSRFNSRTKAIMKIAAVWTISIGISMPIPVIGLQDDSRVFVNGSCILNDENFVLFGSFVAFFIPLIIMVISYCLTVQVLQKQATVFMYGEVPKQRRSSMNCLKKENNTENISMLQNHEAASHLNSPVNKEAVLFRKGTMQSINNERRASKVLGIVFFLFLILWCPFFITNIMSVLCKEACDRSLLGELMDVFVWVGYICSGINPLVYTLFNKTYRRAFANYICCQYKPSKKSALQQNQCLNVASTASYGKDLAVNSYRNGNELNSVELDETEEGLEMQPGTSELSINSCNVVSERVSCV, encoded by the exons ATTCTGCTTGGCCTTTGCCTAAACAATTGTGTCCCGTATGGATTTCCCTAGATGTGCTCTTTTCAACTGCATCTATCATGCATCTCTGTGCCATCTCTCTTGATCGGTATGTAGCAATACGCAATCCCATTGAGCACAGCCGCTTCAATTCCCGCACCAAGGCTATTATGAAAATTGCTGCAGTTTGGACCATATCGATCG GGATATCCATGCCCATTCCGGTCATAGGATTGCAGGATGACTCCAGGGTGTTTGTGAATGGGAGCTGCATTCTGAATGATGAAAACTTTGTCCTTTTTGGGTCCTTCGTGGCATTCTTTATCCCGCTTATCATCATGGTGATCTCATACTGTCTGACTGTCCAGGTGCTGCAGAAGCAAGCAACGGTGTTCATGTACGGCGAGGTGCCCAAGCAGCGAAGGAGCAGCATGAACTgcctcaaaaaagaaaacaacacagAGAACATCTCGATGCTCCAGAACCATGAGGCAGCCTCCCACTTGAACTCTCCCGTAAATAAGGAAGCTGTGCTCTTTCGGAAAGGGACCATGCAGTCTATCAACAACGAGCGCAGAGCCTCCAAGGTCCTGGGCATTGTCTTCTTTTTGTTTCTTATCCTGTGGTGTCCATTTTTCATCACTAACATCATGTCTGTTCTTTGCAAGGAAGCCTGTGATAGGAGCCTCCTGGGCGAACTCATGGACGTGTTTGTTTGGGTTGGTTACATTTGTTCTGGGATTAACCCCCTGGTGTACACACTCTTCAATAAAACCTATCGCAGGGCTTTTGCCAACTATATCTGCTGCCAGTACAAGCCCAGTAAAAAATCAGCACTGCAACAAAACCAGTGTCTGAATGTCGCTTCCACAGCTTCGTACGGGAAAGACCTTGCTGTAAATAGCTACCGAAATGGCAATGAACTCAACAGCGTGGAGCTGGATGAAACTGAGGAGGGCTTAGAAATGCAACCGGGGACTTCAGAGCTGTCGATAAACAGCTGCAATGTTGTAAGCGAAAGGGTGAGCTGTGTGTAA
- the HTR2C gene encoding 5-hydroxytryptamine receptor 2C isoform X4: MSPWRYFNSSRHMESHCNPRTDQECHRRDAVEDSAWPLPKQLCPVWISLDVLFSTASIMHLCAISLDRYVAIRNPIEHSRFNSRTKAIMKIAAVWTISIGISMPIPVIGLQDDSRVFVNGSCILNDENFVLFGSFVAFFIPLIIMVISYCLTVQVLQKQATVFMYGEVPKQRRSSMNCLKKENNTENISMLQNHEAASHLNSPVNKEAVLFRKGTMQSINNERRASKVLGIVFFLFLILWCPFFITNIMSVLCKEACDRSLLGELMDVFVWVGYICSGINPLVYTLFNKTYRRAFANYICCQYKPSKKSALQQNQCLNVASTASYGKDLAVNSYRNGNELNSVELDETEEGLEMQPGTSELSINSCNVVSERVSCV, encoded by the exons ATTCTGCTTGGCCTTTGCCTAAACAATTGTGTCCCGTATGGATTTCCCTAGATGTGCTCTTTTCAACTGCATCTATCATGCATCTCTGTGCCATCTCTCTTGATCGGTATGTAGCAATACGCAATCCCATTGAGCACAGCCGCTTCAATTCCCGCACCAAGGCTATTATGAAAATTGCTGCAGTTTGGACCATATCGATCG GGATATCCATGCCCATTCCGGTCATAGGATTGCAGGATGACTCCAGGGTGTTTGTGAATGGGAGCTGCATTCTGAATGATGAAAACTTTGTCCTTTTTGGGTCCTTCGTGGCATTCTTTATCCCGCTTATCATCATGGTGATCTCATACTGTCTGACTGTCCAGGTGCTGCAGAAGCAAGCAACGGTGTTCATGTACGGCGAGGTGCCCAAGCAGCGAAGGAGCAGCATGAACTgcctcaaaaaagaaaacaacacagAGAACATCTCGATGCTCCAGAACCATGAGGCAGCCTCCCACTTGAACTCTCCCGTAAATAAGGAAGCTGTGCTCTTTCGGAAAGGGACCATGCAGTCTATCAACAACGAGCGCAGAGCCTCCAAGGTCCTGGGCATTGTCTTCTTTTTGTTTCTTATCCTGTGGTGTCCATTTTTCATCACTAACATCATGTCTGTTCTTTGCAAGGAAGCCTGTGATAGGAGCCTCCTGGGCGAACTCATGGACGTGTTTGTTTGGGTTGGTTACATTTGTTCTGGGATTAACCCCCTGGTGTACACACTCTTCAATAAAACCTATCGCAGGGCTTTTGCCAACTATATCTGCTGCCAGTACAAGCCCAGTAAAAAATCAGCACTGCAACAAAACCAGTGTCTGAATGTCGCTTCCACAGCTTCGTACGGGAAAGACCTTGCTGTAAATAGCTACCGAAATGGCAATGAACTCAACAGCGTGGAGCTGGATGAAACTGAGGAGGGCTTAGAAATGCAACCGGGGACTTCAGAGCTGTCGATAAACAGCTGCAATGTTGTAAGCGAAAGGGTGAGCTGTGTGTAA
- the HTR2C gene encoding 5-hydroxytryptamine receptor 2C isoform X7, with amino-acid sequence MHLCAISLDRYVAIRNPIEHSRFNSRTKAIMKIAAVWTISIGISMPIPVIGLQDDSRVFVNGSCILNDENFVLFGSFVAFFIPLIIMVISYCLTVQVLQKQATVFMYGEVPKQRRSSMNCLKKENNTENISMLQNHEAASHLNSPVNKEAVLFRKGTMQSINNERRASKVLGIVFFLFLILWCPFFITNIMSVLCKEACDRSLLGELMDVFVWVGYICSGINPLVYTLFNKTYRRAFANYICCQYKPSKKSALQQNQCLNVASTASYGKDLAVNSYRNGNELNSVELDETEEGLEMQPGTSELSINSCNVVSERVSCV; translated from the exons ATGCATCTCTGTGCCATCTCTCTTGATCGGTATGTAGCAATACGCAATCCCATTGAGCACAGCCGCTTCAATTCCCGCACCAAGGCTATTATGAAAATTGCTGCAGTTTGGACCATATCGATCG GGATATCCATGCCCATTCCGGTCATAGGATTGCAGGATGACTCCAGGGTGTTTGTGAATGGGAGCTGCATTCTGAATGATGAAAACTTTGTCCTTTTTGGGTCCTTCGTGGCATTCTTTATCCCGCTTATCATCATGGTGATCTCATACTGTCTGACTGTCCAGGTGCTGCAGAAGCAAGCAACGGTGTTCATGTACGGCGAGGTGCCCAAGCAGCGAAGGAGCAGCATGAACTgcctcaaaaaagaaaacaacacagAGAACATCTCGATGCTCCAGAACCATGAGGCAGCCTCCCACTTGAACTCTCCCGTAAATAAGGAAGCTGTGCTCTTTCGGAAAGGGACCATGCAGTCTATCAACAACGAGCGCAGAGCCTCCAAGGTCCTGGGCATTGTCTTCTTTTTGTTTCTTATCCTGTGGTGTCCATTTTTCATCACTAACATCATGTCTGTTCTTTGCAAGGAAGCCTGTGATAGGAGCCTCCTGGGCGAACTCATGGACGTGTTTGTTTGGGTTGGTTACATTTGTTCTGGGATTAACCCCCTGGTGTACACACTCTTCAATAAAACCTATCGCAGGGCTTTTGCCAACTATATCTGCTGCCAGTACAAGCCCAGTAAAAAATCAGCACTGCAACAAAACCAGTGTCTGAATGTCGCTTCCACAGCTTCGTACGGGAAAGACCTTGCTGTAAATAGCTACCGAAATGGCAATGAACTCAACAGCGTGGAGCTGGATGAAACTGAGGAGGGCTTAGAAATGCAACCGGGGACTTCAGAGCTGTCGATAAACAGCTGCAATGTTGTAAGCGAAAGGGTGAGCTGTGTGTAA
- the HTR2C gene encoding 5-hydroxytryptamine receptor 2C isoform X8, with amino-acid sequence MDSRRKSSGISMPIPVIGLQDDSRVFVNGSCILNDENFVLFGSFVAFFIPLIIMVISYCLTVQVLQKQATVFMYGEVPKQRRSSMNCLKKENNTENISMLQNHEAASHLNSPVNKEAVLFRKGTMQSINNERRASKVLGIVFFLFLILWCPFFITNIMSVLCKEACDRSLLGELMDVFVWVGYICSGINPLVYTLFNKTYRRAFANYICCQYKPSKKSALQQNQCLNVASTASYGKDLAVNSYRNGNELNSVELDETEEGLEMQPGTSELSINSCNVVSERVSCV; translated from the coding sequence GGATATCCATGCCCATTCCGGTCATAGGATTGCAGGATGACTCCAGGGTGTTTGTGAATGGGAGCTGCATTCTGAATGATGAAAACTTTGTCCTTTTTGGGTCCTTCGTGGCATTCTTTATCCCGCTTATCATCATGGTGATCTCATACTGTCTGACTGTCCAGGTGCTGCAGAAGCAAGCAACGGTGTTCATGTACGGCGAGGTGCCCAAGCAGCGAAGGAGCAGCATGAACTgcctcaaaaaagaaaacaacacagAGAACATCTCGATGCTCCAGAACCATGAGGCAGCCTCCCACTTGAACTCTCCCGTAAATAAGGAAGCTGTGCTCTTTCGGAAAGGGACCATGCAGTCTATCAACAACGAGCGCAGAGCCTCCAAGGTCCTGGGCATTGTCTTCTTTTTGTTTCTTATCCTGTGGTGTCCATTTTTCATCACTAACATCATGTCTGTTCTTTGCAAGGAAGCCTGTGATAGGAGCCTCCTGGGCGAACTCATGGACGTGTTTGTTTGGGTTGGTTACATTTGTTCTGGGATTAACCCCCTGGTGTACACACTCTTCAATAAAACCTATCGCAGGGCTTTTGCCAACTATATCTGCTGCCAGTACAAGCCCAGTAAAAAATCAGCACTGCAACAAAACCAGTGTCTGAATGTCGCTTCCACAGCTTCGTACGGGAAAGACCTTGCTGTAAATAGCTACCGAAATGGCAATGAACTCAACAGCGTGGAGCTGGATGAAACTGAGGAGGGCTTAGAAATGCAACCGGGGACTTCAGAGCTGTCGATAAACAGCTGCAATGTTGTAAGCGAAAGGGTGAGCTGTGTGTAA